A genomic segment from Pseudomonas sp. S09G 359 encodes:
- a CDS encoding efflux transporter outer membrane subunit, translating into MSVKVFLPSLLVLALSACAVGPDYKTQNLEAANITAAADTKSYDHAKYEGIWWQQFDDPTLNQLVTQSLDGNRDLRVAFARLRAARAIRDDAANDIMPVVTSRVSSDVGKGQIPGQTTRRVNSERYDLGLDMAWEVDLFGRIRRNLEASDADQQVAEADLYQLQVSMIAELVDAYGQLRGAQLRERIALDNLKNQQESRTITVSLRDAGVGDQLDVERADARLAAVEASVPQLQAEQVRERNRIATLLGQRPDKLTVDLSPKDLPAIAKALPIGDPGQLLQRRPDILSAERKLAAATARIGVAKADLFPRVSLSGFLGFTAGRGSQIGSAAANAWSLGPSITWAAFDLGSVRARLRGANAEADGALATYEQQVLLALEESENAFSDYGKRQQRLVSLIRQSESSRSAADLAAIRYREGTVDFLVLLDAQRERLAAEDSQAQAEVDLYRGIVAIYKALGGGWQPETVVASAK; encoded by the coding sequence ATGAGTGTTAAAGTCTTTCTGCCGAGCTTGCTGGTACTGGCGCTGAGCGCCTGTGCCGTCGGACCGGACTACAAAACCCAGAACCTGGAGGCGGCCAATATCACGGCCGCCGCCGACACCAAAAGCTACGACCACGCCAAGTACGAAGGCATCTGGTGGCAGCAGTTCGACGACCCTACCCTCAACCAACTGGTCACCCAGTCGTTGGACGGTAACCGCGACCTGCGCGTAGCCTTTGCCCGCCTGCGCGCGGCACGGGCGATCCGCGATGATGCGGCCAACGACATCATGCCGGTGGTCACCAGCCGGGTCAGCAGCGACGTGGGCAAAGGCCAGATCCCGGGCCAGACCACCCGGCGCGTCAACAGCGAGCGCTACGACCTGGGCCTGGACATGGCCTGGGAAGTGGACTTGTTCGGGCGTATCCGCCGTAACCTGGAAGCCAGCGACGCTGACCAGCAGGTCGCCGAAGCGGACCTGTACCAACTGCAAGTCAGCATGATTGCCGAGTTGGTCGATGCCTACGGCCAGCTGCGCGGCGCCCAACTGCGCGAACGCATTGCCCTGGACAACCTGAAAAACCAGCAGGAATCGCGCACCATCACCGTCAGCCTGCGGGACGCCGGCGTGGGTGACCAACTGGATGTGGAGCGCGCCGACGCACGCCTCGCAGCGGTAGAGGCCAGCGTGCCGCAACTGCAAGCCGAACAAGTGCGCGAGCGTAACCGCATCGCCACCCTGCTCGGCCAGCGCCCCGACAAGCTGACCGTGGACCTGAGCCCCAAAGATCTGCCGGCGATTGCCAAGGCGTTGCCGATCGGTGACCCAGGCCAGTTGCTGCAACGTCGCCCGGACATTCTCAGCGCCGAACGCAAATTGGCCGCCGCCACCGCGCGTATCGGCGTGGCCAAGGCCGACCTGTTCCCACGGGTCAGCCTCAGCGGCTTCCTCGGCTTTACCGCCGGGCGCGGTTCGCAGATCGGCTCGGCGGCCGCCAATGCCTGGTCCCTGGGCCCAAGCATTACCTGGGCCGCGTTTGACCTGGGCAGCGTGCGCGCGCGTTTGCGCGGCGCCAATGCCGAAGCCGACGGCGCCCTGGCAACGTACGAGCAGCAAGTGTTGCTGGCCTTGGAAGAGTCGGAAAATGCCTTCAGCGATTACGGCAAACGCCAACAGCGCCTGGTTTCGCTGATCCGTCAGAGTGAGTCCAGCCGCTCCGCCGCCGACCTCGCGGCGATCCGCTACCGCGAAGGCACCGTGGACTTCCTGGTGCTGCTCGACGCACAGCGCGAACGCCTGGCAGCAGAAGACTCCCAGGCCCAGGCCGAAGTAGACCTGTATCGCGGCATTGTGGCGATCTACAAGGCGCTGGGTGGTGGCTGGCAGCCGGAGACGGTGGTGGCTAGCGCCAAGTGA